A genomic region of Fusobacterium varium contains the following coding sequences:
- the rpmG gene encoding 50S ribosomal protein L33, with product MRVNIQLECTECKRRNYSTSKNKKNTTERLEINKYCKWDKKVTLHKETKK from the coding sequence TTGAGAGTAAATATTCAATTAGAATGTACAGAATGTAAAAGAAGAAATTATAGTACTTCAAAAAATAAAAAGAACACTACTGAAAGATTAGAAATTAATAAATACTGTAAGTGGGACAAAAAAGTTACTTTACACAAAGAAACTAAAAAATAA
- the secE gene encoding preprotein translocase subunit SecE, producing the protein MNLFQGIKMEYSKVQWPKKEEIVNSTLWVIAMSLIMSIYLGVFDLIASKGLKMLVSLFGG; encoded by the coding sequence ATGAATCTGTTTCAAGGAATAAAAATGGAATATTCCAAGGTTCAATGGCCTAAGAAAGAGGAGATAGTTAATTCAACTCTTTGGGTAATTGCTATGAGCTTGATAATGAGCATATATTTGGGAGTTTTTGATTTGATTGCTTCTAAAGGATTGAAAATGTTGGTATCTCTCTTTGGAGGATAG